The following are from one region of the Pocillopora verrucosa isolate sample1 chromosome 3, ASM3666991v2, whole genome shotgun sequence genome:
- the LOC131779063 gene encoding cystathionine gamma-synthase isoform X1 — protein MANENSLLESFESLAVGSDWKKPEEPDPINVPIFASSTFKTSSVDHAEELALGKSGWLYSRWINPTVDAAAQTLNNLEGGQGTLLFSSGMAAITNVLFATLSSGDHVVGPRMVYSGTLALFRNHLPRFGVECTMVDGFDVSSYRKAVKPNTKVLYCETPCNPTMTLTDLEEFGKLGKELGIITMCDSTFASSFNQKPIQQGIDVVIHSCTKYLGGHSDITAGSLTLSSQELHHKCYELQKFFGGCMSPFDAFLLHRGLKTLHVRMERHNQNAMEVAKFLEGHPKIERVYYPGLPSHPHHEIAKKQMTGFSGMLSFEVKGGRAEATRLVENLKLVKLAVSLGGVQSLIEIATAMTHPEKYVSVEERKETGLKESLIRFSVGLENAEDLKKDLEHALEKV, from the exons ATGGCAAATGAAAACTCGCTCCTTGAAAGCTTCGAGTCTTTGGCGGTAGGAAGTGATTGGAAGAAACCAGAGGAACCTGATCCAATTAATGTTCCAATTTTTGCGTCTTCTACTTTCAAGACTTCTTCCGTAGATCACGCAGAAGAACTTGCATTGGGAAAG AGTGGCTGGTTGTATTCACGTTGGATAAACCCCACTGTTGATGCTGCAGCTCAAACACTCAACAATTTAGAGGGTGGACAGGGTACATTGTTGTTCTCCTCAGGAATGGCTGCTATTACAAATGTTCTGTTTGCTACCCTAAGTTCTGGAGATCATGTG GTGGGTCCTAGAATGGTGTACAGTGGAACTTTAGCCCTGTTTCGAAATCATCTTCCACGATTTGGAGTAGAGTGCACTATGGTGGATGGCTTTGATGTTTCCAGTTATCGTAAAGCTGTGAAACCAAACACCAAG gttttgTACTGTGAAACACCATGCAATCCAACAATGACCCTGACAGACCTGGAGGAGTTTGGAAAACTTGGCAAAGAACTTGGTATCATTACCATGTGTGACAGTACCTTTGCTTCATCATTTAATCAAAAACCTATTCAACAAGGAATTGATGTCGTCATTCACAGCTG CACGAAATACTTGGGAGGCCACAGTGACATCACAGCTGGTTCCCTTACACTGTCATCACAGGAATTGCACCACAAATGCTATGAATTGCAGAAATTTTTTGGAGGATGTATG TCGCCTTTCGATGCCTTCCTCTTACATCGTGGACTGAAAACCCTTCATGTGCGAATGGAGAGGCATAATCAAAATGCCATGGAAGTTGCCAAGTTTTTGGAAGGTCATCCAAAG aTTGAAAGAGTGTACTACCCGGGATTGCCTTCCCATCCGCATCATGAAATTGCGAAGAAACAAATGACAGGCTTCAGTGGGATGTTGTCCTTTGAAGTGAAAGGTGGGCGAGCAGAAGCAACAAGACTTGTTGAG AATTTGAAGCTGGTTAAGCTGGCAGTGTCTCTTGGTGGAGTTCAGAGTCTGATAGAGATAGCGACCGCCATGACGCACCCTGAAAAATACGTGTCAGTGGAAGAAAGGAAGGAGACTGGATTGAAGGAATCGCTTATTCGATTTAG TGTTGGTTTGGAGAATGCGGAAGACTTGAAGAAGGATCTCGAACACGCACTGGAGAAAGTATAA
- the LOC131779063 gene encoding cystathionine gamma-synthase isoform X2 → MLDNSFSCVSGKFQSSGWLYSRWINPTVDAAAQTLNNLEGGQGTLLFSSGMAAITNVLFATLSSGDHVVGPRMVYSGTLALFRNHLPRFGVECTMVDGFDVSSYRKAVKPNTKVLYCETPCNPTMTLTDLEEFGKLGKELGIITMCDSTFASSFNQKPIQQGIDVVIHSCTKYLGGHSDITAGSLTLSSQELHHKCYELQKFFGGCMSPFDAFLLHRGLKTLHVRMERHNQNAMEVAKFLEGHPKIERVYYPGLPSHPHHEIAKKQMTGFSGMLSFEVKGGRAEATRLVENLKLVKLAVSLGGVQSLIEIATAMTHPEKYVSVEERKETGLKESLIRFSVGLENAEDLKKDLEHALEKV, encoded by the exons ATGCTTGACAATAGTTTCTCTTGCGTGTCTGGAAAATTTCAATCG AGTGGCTGGTTGTATTCACGTTGGATAAACCCCACTGTTGATGCTGCAGCTCAAACACTCAACAATTTAGAGGGTGGACAGGGTACATTGTTGTTCTCCTCAGGAATGGCTGCTATTACAAATGTTCTGTTTGCTACCCTAAGTTCTGGAGATCATGTG GTGGGTCCTAGAATGGTGTACAGTGGAACTTTAGCCCTGTTTCGAAATCATCTTCCACGATTTGGAGTAGAGTGCACTATGGTGGATGGCTTTGATGTTTCCAGTTATCGTAAAGCTGTGAAACCAAACACCAAG gttttgTACTGTGAAACACCATGCAATCCAACAATGACCCTGACAGACCTGGAGGAGTTTGGAAAACTTGGCAAAGAACTTGGTATCATTACCATGTGTGACAGTACCTTTGCTTCATCATTTAATCAAAAACCTATTCAACAAGGAATTGATGTCGTCATTCACAGCTG CACGAAATACTTGGGAGGCCACAGTGACATCACAGCTGGTTCCCTTACACTGTCATCACAGGAATTGCACCACAAATGCTATGAATTGCAGAAATTTTTTGGAGGATGTATG TCGCCTTTCGATGCCTTCCTCTTACATCGTGGACTGAAAACCCTTCATGTGCGAATGGAGAGGCATAATCAAAATGCCATGGAAGTTGCCAAGTTTTTGGAAGGTCATCCAAAG aTTGAAAGAGTGTACTACCCGGGATTGCCTTCCCATCCGCATCATGAAATTGCGAAGAAACAAATGACAGGCTTCAGTGGGATGTTGTCCTTTGAAGTGAAAGGTGGGCGAGCAGAAGCAACAAGACTTGTTGAG AATTTGAAGCTGGTTAAGCTGGCAGTGTCTCTTGGTGGAGTTCAGAGTCTGATAGAGATAGCGACCGCCATGACGCACCCTGAAAAATACGTGTCAGTGGAAGAAAGGAAGGAGACTGGATTGAAGGAATCGCTTATTCGATTTAG TGTTGGTTTGGAGAATGCGGAAGACTTGAAGAAGGATCTCGAACACGCACTGGAGAAAGTATAA
- the LOC131779068 gene encoding nematocyst expressed protein 4, whose amino-acid sequence MRGAFLFTIYLSALVALVTITEGKHVSPTNEEGTKDHALHTHEHESHYRESGVGEEEGSLDWGSGSGSGSGRKDASVGYPGGGYPSPYPSPYPSPYPSPYPSPYPSPYPSPYPSPYPSPYPSPYPSPYPSPYPSPYPSPYPSPYPMPYPAPYPYPARYPPPSPSEEEEEEEEEEEEEEEENDKPRHKKPNNDRKKIEH is encoded by the exons ATGAGAGGGGCATTTTTATTTACCATTTACCTATCAGCCTTAGTGGCCCTAGTCACAATAACCGAAGGAAAACATGTTTCCCCGACGAATGAGGAAGGAACAAAAGATCACGCCCTCCACACTCACGAACACGAATCTCACTATCGCGAATCTGGCGTTGGAGAAGAAGAAGGCTCGTTAGATTGGGGAAGTGGCAGTGGTTCAGGTTCTG GAAGAAAGGACGCATCCGTCGGATATCCCGGCGGGGGATACCCATCTCCGTATCCATCTCCGTATCCATCACCATATCCCTCCCCGTATCCTTCTCCCTACCCCTCTCCGTATCCATCACCATATCCCTCCCCGTATCCTTCTCCTTACCCCTCCCCGTACCCATCGCCATATCCCTCTCCGTACCCATCGCCATATCCCTCCCCGTATCCTTCCCCGTACCCCATGCCTTATCCCGCTCCATACCCTTACCCCGCTCGCTACCCTCCCCCTAGTCCAagtgaggaggaagaagaagaagaagaagaagaagaagaagaagaggaggagaATGATAAACCCAGACATAAGAAACCCAATAATGATCGAAAGAAAATAGAACATTGA